From one Aquicella siphonis genomic stretch:
- a CDS encoding S1/P1 nuclease, translating to MQNPVKRIIMMKTLGRFLSLFCLMFLLPAVSFAWNALGHMVIAEIAYQNLKPDVREKVDALVENLHQQYPEMKSFANISYWPDALRGQKIETYTHWHYIDIAFSTDGTPLQDLVDDDNAVWAVNNIEPVVKNTRANAYERARFLAFLTHIVGDLHQPLHTVSYISAATPNGDKGGNDFYVRYNNERVKLHRLWDGGVGVFEGEGSQTRAHETASNIMALYPESGFGAQVNDITPANWANEGLENAKKYVYNTAPNQALSAAYVEEGRRISEKEAALAGYRLAKILNSIISVGDKN from the coding sequence ATGCAAAATCCAGTTAAGAGAATCATAATGATGAAAACCCTTGGCCGATTCCTCTCTCTGTTCTGTCTGATGTTTCTCCTTCCTGCGGTCTCGTTTGCGTGGAATGCGCTGGGTCACATGGTGATCGCCGAAATTGCCTATCAAAATTTGAAACCGGATGTGCGTGAAAAAGTGGATGCGCTGGTAGAAAACCTGCATCAACAATATCCCGAGATGAAGTCATTCGCGAATATTTCTTATTGGCCTGATGCGCTGCGCGGGCAGAAAATTGAAACCTATACTCACTGGCATTACATTGATATCGCATTTAGTACCGATGGAACGCCGCTGCAAGATCTGGTTGATGATGATAATGCGGTGTGGGCTGTCAACAATATCGAACCGGTAGTTAAAAACACGCGCGCCAATGCCTATGAGCGCGCGCGCTTTCTCGCATTCCTGACACATATTGTCGGTGATTTGCACCAGCCGCTGCATACGGTTTCGTATATCTCGGCCGCAACGCCCAATGGCGACAAGGGTGGAAACGATTTTTACGTCCGATACAATAACGAGCGCGTTAAACTGCACAGGTTATGGGATGGCGGTGTGGGTGTGTTCGAAGGCGAGGGTTCACAAACCCGGGCGCATGAAACGGCGTCCAATATCATGGCTCTTTATCCGGAAAGCGGGTTTGGAGCGCAGGTCAATGACATCACACCGGCAAACTGGGCAAATGAAGGTCTGGAAAATGCCAAAAAATATGTTTATAACACTGCTCCCAACCAGGCACTTTCTGCCGCGTATGTAGAAGAAGGCCGGCGGATTTCTGAAAAAGAAGCCGCACTCGCGGGTTATCGGCTTGCAAAAATTCTTAACTCGATTATTTCTGTTGGCGATAAAAATTAA
- the alr gene encoding alanine racemase yields MKINLASLQHNLERVRALASGRSIIAMVKANAYGHGITRIAHALPGADALGVASMEEGLMLRDDGITQSIVLAEGLFYQDEVQEASRHHFTLVVHHLPHVEMLEKARVKHPFKVWLKVNTGMHRLGIDPVDFQEVYTRLTAAESVQKPIGLMTHFAEADAADGRATAQQLAVFNQVTGHFGGPRSMANSAAILAWPETHGDWVRPGLMLYGGSPFSGKTGLDYDLKPVMTLWSRLIAITKVKKGGKIGYGGTWEAPEDMQVGVVGVGYGDGYPQFAGVGTPILVNGARCPLVGRVSMDMLTVDLRNQPQAKIGDPVTLWGEDLPVEYIAESSHTSAYEILTRMTPRPKIEVSM; encoded by the coding sequence ATGAAAATCAATCTTGCCTCGTTGCAGCATAACCTTGAACGGGTTCGCGCACTGGCATCCGGCCGTTCGATCATTGCCATGGTAAAAGCGAATGCCTATGGACACGGAATCACACGCATCGCCCATGCCTTGCCTGGCGCTGACGCACTGGGTGTCGCCTCCATGGAAGAAGGGTTGATGCTGCGTGATGACGGGATTACTCAGTCGATTGTGCTGGCAGAAGGCTTGTTTTATCAGGATGAAGTCCAGGAAGCCTCCAGACATCATTTTACCCTGGTGGTTCATCATTTGCCGCATGTGGAAATGCTGGAAAAGGCCAGGGTCAAACATCCATTCAAAGTCTGGCTGAAAGTCAATACCGGCATGCACAGGCTGGGGATTGATCCTGTGGATTTTCAGGAAGTGTACACTCGTCTGACGGCGGCCGAATCCGTGCAAAAGCCTATAGGTTTGATGACACATTTTGCAGAGGCAGACGCGGCAGACGGTCGGGCTACCGCACAACAGCTCGCCGTATTCAATCAGGTCACCGGGCATTTTGGCGGCCCGCGCAGCATGGCGAATTCCGCGGCCATTCTTGCCTGGCCTGAAACACATGGCGATTGGGTGCGGCCGGGACTCATGTTATACGGCGGATCGCCGTTTTCTGGTAAAACCGGCCTGGATTACGATTTGAAACCGGTCATGACTTTATGGTCCAGGCTCATAGCCATCACCAAGGTAAAAAAAGGCGGAAAAATAGGTTACGGCGGGACTTGGGAAGCGCCGGAAGATATGCAAGTCGGTGTGGTGGGCGTGGGTTACGGGGATGGCTATCCTCAATTTGCTGGCGTGGGCACGCCGATATTGGTAAATGGCGCGCGTTGTCCGCTGGTAGGCCGGGTTTCCATGGACATGCTGACAGTGGACTTGCGTAATCAGCCCCAAGCGAAAATTGGCGACCCTGTTACACTATGGGGCGAGGATTTGCCGGTTGAATATATTGCTGAATCCAGCCACACCTCCGCTTATGAGATTTTGACCCGTATGACTCCCAGACCAAAGATTGAAGTCAGTATGTGA
- the dnaB gene encoding replicative DNA helicase, with protein MTEALLNRRSPANRVMNSHSVKVPPHSIEAEQSVLGGLMLDNRAWDQVVERLREEDFYRNEHRLIFRVMSRLQEQGKPIDVLTVSDALREMHELEQVGGEVYLFELANNTPSAANISAYADIVRERSVLRQMIAAAGDIADSAFNSQGRSIVELLDAAEQRVFSISEQGSRGDGPVNVKDFLAKTMDKIDTLFHAGTSITGVPTGYHDLDEMTSGLQPSDLVIIAGRPSMGKTMLGMNIAEHVAIKSRFPVLIFSMEMPGEAIVMRLLSSLCRIDQLRIRTGKLADEDWPRISATVSMLSDTPLFIDDTPGLSPAEMRARARRLAKEHGQLGMILVDYLQLMQVPGYSENRTAEISEISRSLKGLAKELKVPVVALSQLNRGLEQRSDKRPVMSDLRESGAIEQDADVIAFIYRDEVYNENSPDKGTAEIIIAKQRNGPIGKVRLTFMGQYTCFENFTRQSNYS; from the coding sequence ATGACTGAAGCATTGCTAAACAGACGGTCACCCGCAAATCGGGTCATGAATTCTCATTCGGTCAAAGTCCCGCCGCACTCCATTGAAGCCGAACAATCCGTATTGGGCGGGTTAATGCTGGATAACCGCGCCTGGGACCAGGTGGTGGAGCGCCTGCGTGAAGAAGATTTTTACCGTAACGAACACCGGCTGATTTTCCGCGTGATGTCGCGGCTGCAAGAGCAAGGCAAGCCCATAGATGTACTGACTGTTTCTGACGCCTTGCGCGAAATGCATGAATTGGAACAGGTGGGCGGGGAAGTCTACTTGTTTGAACTGGCGAACAATACACCTAGCGCCGCCAATATTTCAGCCTATGCAGACATTGTTCGCGAACGCTCTGTTTTGCGGCAAATGATCGCGGCTGCCGGTGATATCGCAGACAGTGCGTTCAATTCACAAGGCCGCAGCATAGTGGAATTACTGGATGCCGCGGAGCAGCGGGTTTTTTCTATCTCCGAGCAGGGATCGCGCGGAGACGGCCCCGTTAATGTTAAGGACTTTCTCGCTAAAACCATGGATAAGATCGATACCTTGTTTCATGCGGGCACGTCAATCACCGGCGTGCCAACCGGGTATCATGACCTGGATGAAATGACCTCGGGGCTGCAGCCCTCTGATCTGGTCATTATTGCGGGACGTCCCTCCATGGGTAAGACGATGCTTGGAATGAATATAGCCGAACATGTGGCCATTAAGAGCCGTTTTCCGGTGTTGATTTTCAGCATGGAAATGCCTGGTGAAGCCATTGTCATGCGCTTGCTGTCTTCTTTGTGCCGCATCGATCAGCTGCGTATACGTACTGGAAAACTGGCTGACGAAGACTGGCCGCGCATTAGCGCCACAGTAAGCATGCTCTCGGATACGCCGCTGTTTATTGACGATACGCCCGGGCTCAGCCCGGCAGAAATGCGCGCGCGCGCGCGCCGGCTCGCGAAAGAACACGGCCAGTTGGGAATGATATTGGTTGATTATTTACAATTGATGCAAGTGCCAGGTTATAGTGAAAACCGTACAGCGGAAATTTCTGAAATATCCCGTTCGCTAAAAGGGCTGGCGAAAGAGCTAAAAGTACCCGTTGTCGCGCTGTCCCAGCTTAACCGCGGACTGGAGCAGCGCTCGGACAAACGGCCGGTCATGTCGGATTTGCGTGAGTCCGGCGCGATTGAGCAGGATGCTGACGTGATTGCCTTTATATATCGGGATGAAGTTTATAATGAAAACAGTCCTGACAAGGGAACCGCTGAAATCATTATCGCCAAGCAGCGTAATGGTCCGATTGGGAAAGTCAGGTTAACCTTCATGGGGCAGTATACCTGTTTCGAAAACTTCACGCGTCAGTCAAATTATTCCTGA
- the rplI gene encoding 50S ribosomal protein L9, whose translation MEVILLEKMRNLGALGEKVKVKSGYARNFLIPQGKAVYATKDNLAKFELRRAELEKLAAERMKDATARQQSLAALPTIVITVKAGEEGKLFGSIGTRDIADAIMKAGVKVEKREVYLPEGAIRLVGEYDIAVDLGSDVTATVKVSVVAEG comes from the coding sequence GTGGAAGTTATCTTACTTGAAAAAATGCGCAACTTGGGTGCGCTGGGTGAAAAAGTAAAAGTGAAATCAGGCTATGCGCGAAACTTTCTGATTCCGCAAGGCAAGGCTGTTTATGCAACCAAAGATAATCTTGCAAAATTCGAACTGCGCCGCGCTGAACTTGAAAAGCTGGCAGCTGAACGTATGAAAGACGCTACAGCCAGGCAACAGAGTCTGGCGGCCCTGCCGACTATCGTTATCACTGTCAAGGCGGGAGAGGAAGGCAAGCTGTTCGGCTCTATAGGCACGCGTGACATTGCTGATGCGATCATGAAAGCCGGTGTCAAGGTTGAAAAGCGGGAAGTGTATTTGCCTGAAGGAGCGATACGCCTGGTGGGTGAATATGATATTGCTGTCGATCTGGGCAGTGATGTGACCGCAACTGTGAAAGTGAGCGTGGTTGCGGAAGGTTAA
- a CDS encoding YybS family protein yields MRLQRLTEYLLRHRWQAIILTFIITYIPVIGMASILIACLVTLCVGVVEGAMFTLAATLPYVLVFASGTREAIPMVVWATVTLTVLGNVLTWVFAVMLRRHCSWSFILQVAALTGVLAISVIHLAYPGIGDWWAAQLQSFYNQSAALAGAAQGETLPAIGESQVDTINIIKNFATGILAVFVLFTAVIQVMVARWWQITVSHTGRLGRELQGIHLSRLAGGLFMLALVLYYLENSVVLDILPVLCLLFSAAGLSLVHYIFGLMEPSKGRFWLSLLYIALMYSLTMIAMLPLFSALNLILPVVIAVMILSASIFAFVVLGLFDVWFNMRKRIRKV; encoded by the coding sequence ATGCGGCTGCAACGTCTTACTGAATATTTGCTTCGCCACCGCTGGCAGGCAATCATACTGACTTTTATTATCACCTATATTCCGGTGATAGGCATGGCCAGTATCCTGATTGCCTGTCTGGTAACCTTGTGTGTGGGCGTTGTGGAAGGCGCCATGTTCACCCTGGCGGCGACACTTCCCTATGTTCTGGTTTTTGCATCAGGAACTCGGGAGGCTATCCCCATGGTGGTCTGGGCTACGGTCACGCTGACCGTGCTGGGTAATGTATTGACCTGGGTATTTGCTGTAATGTTGCGGCGTCACTGCTCATGGAGTTTCATTCTTCAGGTCGCGGCTTTGACAGGAGTATTGGCGATTAGCGTCATACATCTGGCATATCCGGGTATCGGCGACTGGTGGGCAGCCCAGCTGCAATCATTTTACAACCAGTCCGCTGCGCTGGCGGGTGCGGCCCAGGGTGAGACCTTACCGGCGATAGGCGAGTCACAAGTTGACACTATCAATATAATCAAGAACTTCGCAACGGGCATTCTCGCTGTGTTTGTATTATTCACGGCGGTGATTCAGGTGATGGTGGCGCGCTGGTGGCAAATCACGGTTTCTCATACCGGCCGTTTGGGCAGGGAACTGCAAGGAATACACTTGAGCCGCTTGGCGGGCGGTTTGTTCATGCTTGCTCTGGTGCTCTATTATTTGGAAAATAGCGTTGTTTTAGATATACTGCCTGTCCTTTGCCTGCTGTTTAGCGCGGCGGGACTGAGTCTGGTGCACTATATTTTCGGGCTGATGGAGCCGTCCAAGGGCCGTTTCTGGCTGTCCCTGTTGTATATCGCACTCATGTATTCGCTGACAATGATTGCCATGCTGCCATTGTTTTCGGCCCTGAACCTGATATTGCCGGTCGTGATCGCAGTCATGATTTTATCAGCAAGTATTTTTGCTTTCGTGGTGTTGGGTTTGTTTGATGTCTGGTTTAACATGCGGAAGCGGATTCGAAAGGTTTGA
- the rpsR gene encoding 30S ribosomal protein S18 has translation MSTYFRRKKMCYFTANKIKHIDYKDVNLLRKFIMENGKIVPSRITGTKAGYQRQLAKAVKLARFIALLPYCDRH, from the coding sequence ATGTCTACCTATTTTCGTCGTAAAAAGATGTGCTATTTTACTGCCAATAAAATCAAGCATATAGATTATAAAGATGTCAATTTATTAAGAAAATTCATTATGGAAAACGGCAAAATCGTGCCCAGTCGTATTACGGGGACGAAAGCGGGATATCAGCGCCAGCTTGCAAAGGCGGTGAAACTGGCTCGTTTTATTGCCTTGTTGCCTTATTGCGACAGACATTAA
- a CDS encoding glutathione S-transferase N-terminal domain-containing protein, with protein MIDFYTWKTPNGQKIAIMLEESGLAYKTHFVDISKQEQFRPEFLKINPNNKIPAIVDHDGPRHHALNLFESGAILIYLAEKTGKLLSLDPRCRILTIQWLMFQMSGIGPMLGQLHHFLHYAAERIPYAVERYTNEAKRLYRVMDEHLENEPFFAADYSIADIAIFPWVNLHERQRIDLDDYPNLKAWHRRIAKRPAVIKGLALTENL; from the coding sequence ATGATAGATTTTTACACGTGGAAGACCCCAAACGGGCAGAAAATTGCAATTATGCTGGAAGAAAGCGGGCTGGCCTATAAAACGCACTTTGTAGACATCAGCAAGCAAGAGCAATTCAGGCCGGAATTTCTGAAAATCAATCCAAATAATAAAATCCCTGCCATTGTAGACCACGACGGCCCCCGCCATCATGCCCTGAATCTATTTGAGTCCGGTGCCATTTTAATTTATCTCGCAGAAAAAACCGGCAAGCTCTTGTCTCTGGATCCGCGCTGCCGCATTCTGACGATACAGTGGTTAATGTTTCAGATGAGCGGTATTGGCCCCATGCTGGGGCAGTTACATCATTTTCTTCATTACGCCGCGGAAAGAATTCCCTACGCAGTTGAGCGTTATACCAATGAAGCCAAACGGTTGTACCGGGTCATGGATGAGCATCTGGAAAACGAACCGTTTTTTGCCGCGGATTATTCCATTGCTGATATTGCCATTTTTCCCTGGGTTAACCTGCACGAACGGCAGCGCATTGACCTTGATGATTATCCTAACCTTAAAGCCTGGCACCGGCGCATCGCCAAGCGTCCGGCCGTCATCAAAGGGCTTGCGCTCACTGAGAATCTCTAG
- a CDS encoding malic enzyme-like NAD(P)-binding protein: MSDALRQAALDYHSQPVPGKVRIALSKPAGTQYDLSLAYTPGVAEPVKEIVLDPRSAYRYTNKGNLVAVITNGTAVLGLGNVGALAGKPVMEGKAALFKRFADIDVFDIEIDCDNPQELVDTIVRIAPTFGGINLEDIKAPECFFVEAELKKRLSIPVFHDDQQGTAIVVSAALLNALELQGKKLSDMNIVCLGAGAAGIATMRLLVKLGAVKENIYLVDREGVVHAGRAGLNAQKQEFANMTSKRSLADAMHDANVFIGVSGPKLLAPELVKTMAKNPVIFALSNPVPEIMPEEAMNVRSDIILATGRSDYPNQVNNVLCFPYLFRGALDVRARTINEEMYLAAVYAIQALAKEPVPDEVLAAYGIERGISFGPAYLIPKPVDPRLKDVVSAAVARAAIDSGAAGL, encoded by the coding sequence ATGTCAGATGCATTGCGGCAGGCTGCGCTCGACTACCATTCGCAGCCTGTTCCCGGAAAAGTTCGTATCGCGCTCAGCAAGCCTGCCGGGACGCAATATGATTTGTCACTAGCCTATACCCCGGGCGTTGCCGAACCTGTAAAAGAAATCGTTCTCGATCCCCGTTCCGCATACCGTTATACCAATAAAGGCAACCTGGTTGCTGTCATCACCAATGGAACCGCGGTATTAGGCCTGGGTAATGTGGGTGCGCTCGCGGGAAAACCGGTCATGGAAGGCAAGGCTGCCTTGTTCAAGCGCTTTGCTGATATAGATGTTTTTGATATCGAAATAGACTGTGATAATCCGCAAGAACTGGTAGACACCATTGTGCGCATCGCGCCGACGTTTGGCGGGATCAACCTTGAAGACATTAAGGCTCCGGAATGTTTTTTTGTTGAAGCGGAACTCAAAAAACGCTTGAGTATCCCGGTCTTTCATGATGACCAGCAGGGCACGGCAATTGTTGTATCAGCAGCCTTGTTGAATGCCCTGGAACTCCAGGGAAAAAAATTATCAGACATGAATATTGTCTGCTTGGGCGCCGGCGCTGCCGGAATTGCCACGATGCGCCTGTTGGTGAAGTTGGGTGCGGTGAAAGAAAATATTTATCTTGTTGACAGGGAAGGTGTCGTCCATGCTGGCAGGGCCGGTCTCAATGCCCAGAAACAGGAATTTGCGAATATGACCAGTAAACGTTCGCTGGCAGATGCTATGCATGATGCAAACGTCTTCATCGGCGTTTCTGGTCCCAAATTACTTGCGCCGGAATTGGTAAAAACCATGGCAAAAAATCCTGTCATTTTTGCCCTTTCCAATCCGGTTCCGGAAATCATGCCTGAAGAAGCCATGAATGTGCGCAGCGATATCATTCTCGCGACAGGCCGGAGTGATTATCCTAATCAGGTGAATAACGTATTGTGTTTTCCTTATCTCTTTCGCGGTGCGCTGGATGTGCGCGCGAGAACCATCAATGAAGAAATGTACCTGGCCGCGGTATACGCGATACAGGCTTTAGCAAAAGAGCCGGTGCCGGATGAAGTGCTTGCTGCTTATGGAATTGAGCGCGGCATCTCGTTTGGCCCGGCTTATTTAATCCCCAAACCTGTCGATCCGCGCCTGAAAGATGTTGTGTCTGCCGCCGTTGCCAGGGCTGCTATCGATTCAGGCGCGGCAGGTCTTTAA
- the rpmE gene encoding 50S ribosomal protein L31: MKPNIHPEYKDIKVVCSCGSTFVTRSTMGKEQLLLEVCSMCHPFYTGTQKIVDTAGRVDRFRQKYGLKGKDTKKADEK; the protein is encoded by the coding sequence ATGAAGCCAAATATCCATCCAGAATACAAAGACATTAAAGTTGTTTGCAGCTGTGGCAGTACGTTTGTCACCAGATCGACCATGGGAAAGGAACAACTGCTTCTTGAAGTGTGCTCTATGTGCCATCCTTTCTATACAGGTACGCAAAAAATTGTTGATACCGCTGGCCGTGTTGATCGTTTCCGGCAGAAATACGGCTTGAAAGGCAAAGATACCAAAAAAGCTGACGAAAAATAA
- a CDS encoding ankyrin repeat domain-containing protein encodes MQRNWNLTTDVDISQTVILDKIAQYLKIKHRDQSLVDEMFTTGGYCVGFTGLALYSLHLLLTEPAVSGAKRQTCRDDWHWLRSALVRLASWDGTEASLNKKTQAGRRLRRDTERLIALIRQFQDPDTLEPVTQMQLHNVIYDTRGKVFFQEYTLAGLFKPEDFSRRITIKESGGLARVTTLVDEIIKDHRLVFISCLDHIVGIIKHENSYYFYNSNNEHGWGIYSGDSVRELIEAVFAAHFDSDLHRHLPLNVNVLSTNQASPVSYLSQDRLLKAIGASGLAYGDDKDKTSALYMAADVRCRNSVRYYLSHPPEPLSTYVNKASLHHYTPLHVAAREGAASVTTDLLLAGADPDAVNNMGKTPLCLAVEHRFLSTATILLKHKASVNMQTNHGDTALHLAVRNNDTAMTKLLLAYFAPVNVKNHSGSTPFLEAVQQRNANILMLLLERGGLQVSAEELRTLKKAVADNPENHSLQACLNQAVIHCVIVQIQKQIETAFSTNRRMRLNASRKLEKLRKELETIQPDTRSRILYLLKHMLPELNAAPNKSYFSLWNPPAGGADRLLAFVDTLNMKITIRDVENYYPQKSTRMESRYVRV; translated from the coding sequence ATGCAAAGAAACTGGAATCTCACAACGGATGTCGATATTTCACAAACCGTTATACTCGATAAAATCGCCCAATACCTGAAAATCAAACACCGCGACCAGTCACTGGTTGATGAAATGTTCACAACCGGCGGTTATTGTGTGGGTTTTACAGGGTTGGCGTTGTATTCTTTGCATCTGCTGTTGACCGAGCCTGCGGTGTCGGGTGCGAAGCGCCAGACTTGCCGGGATGATTGGCACTGGCTGCGCAGCGCGCTGGTCCGACTGGCCAGCTGGGATGGCACGGAAGCCAGTCTGAATAAAAAAACCCAGGCAGGCAGGCGGTTGAGGCGCGACACGGAACGTCTGATCGCACTGATTCGGCAGTTTCAGGACCCTGATACATTAGAACCTGTGACGCAAATGCAGCTTCATAATGTTATTTATGATACCCGCGGAAAAGTGTTTTTCCAGGAATATACATTAGCCGGCCTGTTCAAGCCCGAAGATTTTTCCAGACGCATTACCATTAAGGAGAGCGGCGGACTCGCAAGAGTGACAACACTGGTTGATGAGATTATAAAAGACCACCGCCTGGTTTTTATTTCCTGTCTGGATCATATCGTTGGAATTATCAAACATGAAAATTCATATTATTTTTACAATTCCAATAACGAACATGGATGGGGCATTTATTCCGGCGATTCAGTCAGGGAGCTGATAGAAGCGGTATTTGCCGCGCATTTTGATTCTGATCTGCATCGCCATCTACCCCTGAATGTGAATGTGTTGTCAACAAATCAAGCGTCACCCGTATCTTATCTTTCCCAGGATCGATTGCTGAAGGCAATAGGCGCTTCCGGGCTTGCTTACGGAGACGACAAGGACAAGACCAGCGCTTTATACATGGCGGCTGATGTGCGATGCCGCAATTCAGTGCGCTATTATCTTAGTCATCCTCCAGAGCCGTTATCCACTTATGTTAACAAGGCGAGTTTACATCATTATACTCCGCTTCATGTCGCAGCTCGGGAAGGTGCCGCCAGCGTGACTACGGACTTGTTACTTGCAGGCGCTGATCCGGATGCCGTCAATAACATGGGAAAGACACCATTATGCCTGGCGGTGGAACACAGGTTTTTGAGTACGGCAACTATCTTGCTCAAGCATAAAGCCAGTGTGAATATGCAGACAAACCATGGCGATACGGCCTTGCATCTGGCTGTTCGCAACAACGATACGGCAATGACGAAACTATTGCTGGCTTATTTCGCTCCGGTCAATGTTAAAAACCACAGTGGCAGCACGCCATTTCTGGAAGCGGTGCAGCAGCGGAATGCGAATATATTAATGTTATTGCTGGAAAGGGGAGGGCTGCAAGTTTCGGCAGAAGAACTGCGGACGTTGAAAAAGGCGGTGGCAGACAACCCGGAAAATCATTCATTGCAAGCCTGTCTAAATCAGGCAGTTATCCATTGTGTAATAGTCCAGATACAGAAACAGATTGAAACGGCTTTTTCCACCAACCGCCGCATGCGGCTCAATGCATCCCGCAAACTTGAGAAGCTCAGAAAAGAACTGGAGACAATCCAGCCGGATACAAGAAGCCGGATACTCTATCTATTAAAGCACATGCTGCCGGAATTGAACGCCGCGCCGAATAAATCGTATTTCTCGCTATGGAATCCCCCGGCCGGCGGCGCGGATAGATTGCTGGCTTTTGTGGATACGCTAAATATGAAGATCACAATACGCGATGTGGAAAACTATTATCCGCAGAAAAGCACACGTATGGAATCCCGGTATGTCCGCGTTTAA
- the xth gene encoding exodeoxyribonuclease III, translating to MRLFKIATWNVNSLRVRLPHVLAWLKEAKPDVLALQETKLPDADFPSAAFIDAGYDAVFSGQRTYNGVAVISRTKPTDILTDLPGLEDPQRRVLGMVAGDIRVLDLYVPNGESVNSEKYQYKLNWLKKLDLFLKRELQKHPRMIVLGDFNIAPEDIDVHDPALWEGQVLFSVPERKAFKSLLQLGFADCFRQINPQEKSYSWWDYRMNAFRRGMGLRIDHILASVPLASQCVKCYIDKSQRGLERPSDHAPVVAEFRLT from the coding sequence ATGCGACTATTTAAGATTGCAACCTGGAATGTCAATTCATTACGTGTTCGTCTTCCACATGTGCTTGCGTGGCTAAAAGAGGCAAAGCCTGACGTGCTTGCTCTGCAGGAAACCAAATTGCCAGACGCGGATTTTCCTTCTGCGGCATTTATTGATGCGGGTTATGACGCGGTATTTTCTGGCCAGCGCACATACAATGGCGTCGCTGTTATCAGCCGGACAAAGCCAACGGATATTCTGACGGACTTGCCAGGACTTGAAGATCCGCAGCGCAGGGTTTTGGGCATGGTTGCTGGCGATATTCGCGTCCTGGATTTGTATGTGCCCAATGGTGAAAGTGTCAATTCTGAAAAATACCAATACAAATTGAACTGGCTTAAAAAACTGGACTTGTTTTTAAAACGGGAACTGCAAAAACACCCCAGAATGATCGTGTTGGGAGATTTTAATATTGCCCCGGAAGACATAGATGTGCACGATCCTGCTCTTTGGGAAGGGCAAGTGTTGTTTAGCGTGCCTGAGAGAAAAGCTTTCAAGAGTTTATTGCAGCTGGGGTTTGCTGATTGTTTCAGGCAGATTAACCCGCAGGAAAAAAGTTATTCCTGGTGGGATTATCGTATGAATGCATTCCGGCGCGGCATGGGACTGCGCATTGACCATATTCTTGCAAGCGTCCCGCTGGCATCGCAATGTGTCAAATGTTACATCGATAAATCCCAGCGCGGGCTGGAGCGCCCGTCTGATCATGCGCCAGTTGTTGCTGAGTTTCGTCTGACATAA